Proteins from one Telopea speciosissima isolate NSW1024214 ecotype Mountain lineage chromosome 1, Tspe_v1, whole genome shotgun sequence genomic window:
- the LOC122653823 gene encoding secreted RxLR effector protein 161-like, with the protein MKDKPYALAVGSLMYAQVCTQPNIAFTVSMLGRFQFDAGLAHWVAAKKVMRYLQRTRDFRLVYRRSERLEVVRYSDSDFSGCTDDMKSTSGYVFLMGGGAISWKGVKQTVIASSTMQAEFVVMFEATKQAVWLRNFIAGLKVVDSISKSLRLWCDNNSTVIFSKNNKKSNSSKHIEIKYLLVREKVTEGEVDVVHIPTEKMVADPLTKALSMRVFRGHVASMGLAECFDMLV; encoded by the coding sequence ATGAAGGACAAGCCATATGCCTTGGCTGTTggtagtttgatgtatgcaCAGGTGTGTACTCAACCAAACATTGCCTTCACAGTTAGCATGCTCGGGAGGTTCCAATTTGATGCCGGATTGGCCCATTGGGTGGCAGCTAAGAAGGTAATGCGATACTTACAGAGGACCAGAGATTTCAGGCTTGTTTACAGAAGAAGTGAGAGACTAGAGGTGGTCAGATACTCAGACTCTGATTTTAGTGGTTGTACTGATGACATGAAGTCAACTTCTGGATATGTCTTCCTGATGGGTGGAGGGGCAATTTCGTGGAAAGGTGTCAAGCAGACAGTTATTGCTTCATCCACCATGCAGGCAGAGTTTGTGGTAATGTTTGAGGCAACCAAGCAGGCAGTTTGGCTGAGAAACTTCATTGCAGGACTGAAGGTTGTTGACTCCATCTCCAAATCGTTGCGACTATGGTGTGACAACAACTCAACAGTCATCTTCTCAAAGAACAACAAGAAGTCCAACAGTTCAAAGCACATTGAAATAAAGTATCTTCTTGTCAGAGAGAAAGTGACTGAGGGAGAGGTTGATGTGGTGCACATCCCTACAGAGAAGATGGTGGCGGATCCTCTCACTAAGGCTCTTTCAATGAGAGTTTTCAGAGGTCATGTTGCTAGCATGGGACTTGCAGAGTGTTTTGATATGCTTGTCTAG
- the LOC122658840 gene encoding WAT1-related protein At5g47470-like, producing MFGASGGEFLEEFGVIVGLISVQAIYGFYAVFTSHLLSIGIGPLFLIIYGGVTTFFILLPLSISFERKNWPKKLTLKLITQLLLVSFGGVLFQALMLMGIKKTSPSVASAMPNLAPGFIFLIAWSLGLEKVKANCIYSKAKIVGTFGCIIGAVVLSFFHNPHTKEAPLILATVDKGKIIGCLYLIGAVFVLSCNVVLQAHVMIDFPAPMSLCAITALIGAIISGIVMLIQQHRLDFGLPLVDVRILIGAALMGGIVGGASTSFSTWAMKKRGPVFVSMFSPIGTVFSVIIAWLTIGDSITIGSLLGMLLMFSSLYLCLWAKKNEDHISMDKDNEATKASDPEKPLLS from the exons ATGTTTGGGGCCAGTGGAGGTGAATTCCTGGAGGAATTCGGAGTTATAGTAGGTTTGATAAGCGTTCAAGCCATCTACGGATTCTATGCAGTGTTCACGAGCCATCTATTATCTATTGGGATCGGTCCTCTCTTTCTCATCATCTATGGAGGCGTTACCaccttcttcatcctcctccctctctctatttcttttgaAAG GAAGAACTGGCCCAAGAAATTAACTCTAAAGTTAATAACACAATTGTTGTTGGTTTCCTTTGGAGG gGTACTTTTCCAAGCTCTGATGCTCATGGGGATTAAGAAGACCTCTCCTTCAGTGGCTTCTGCCATGCCTAACCTTGCTCCAGGGTTTATCTTCCTCATTGCTTGGTCACTCGG TTTAGAGAAAGTAAAGGCCAACTGCATCTATAGTAAAGCCAAGATAGTAGGGACATTTGGTTGTATCATTGGAGCCGTAGTCTTGAGCTTCTTTCACAACCCTCACACTAAAGAAGCACCCCTGATACTTGCAACTGTAGACAAAGGCAAGATCATTGGCTGTTTGTATCTCATTGGTGCAGTTTTTGTTCTGTCATGTAATGTTGTTTTGCAG GCTCATGTCATGATCGATTTCCCTGCACCCATGTCCTTGTGTGCTATAACGGCCCTGATTGGTGCTATTATTAGTGGAATAGTGATGTTGATTCAACAACATAGGTTGGATTTTGGTTTGCCACTCGTGGATGTTCGAATCCTTATTGGGGCTGCCCTTATG GGAGGGATTGTGGGTGGAGCCTCCACAAGCTTCAGTACGTGGGCAATGAAAAAAAGGGGACCTGTCTTTGTCTCCATGTTTAGCCCCATTGGAACTGTGTTCTCTGTTATAATCGCTTGGCtcacaataggagattccattaCCATAGGAAG CCTATTGGGAATGCTACTTATGTTCAGTAGCCTCTATTTGTGCTTATGGGCTAAGAAGAATGAAGATCACATCTCCATGGACAAAGATAATGAGGCAACAAAAGCTTCTGACCCAGAGAAGCCTCTTTTAAGTTAA
- the LOC122644732 gene encoding zinc finger protein ZAT9-like codes for MALVVDQQPSFKYYCRICKKGFGCGRALGGHMRAHGIGDETGNIDDEDPASDWEDKLGGSNPPPGTKRMYALRTNTNRLKNCRICENCGKEFSSWKSFLEHGKCSSDDAEAESLVSSRGSDDDDIVAGRRGCGWSKGKRSRRLKLSNCPSSEEEDLANCLVMLSTARVDPLVAETEESCASASKDEERRDQDRNHPAAAAPAPLPTMKGFGRGMFECKACKKVFNSHQALGGHRASHKKVKGCFAAKLDDLDESLVDEDVITHDEFSFPSKSTAILPYEQASHSQFSVPSKRKSKVHECSICHRVFSSGQALGGHKRCHWVTSNSSDTSLIPKFHHHHHHNNQQLHQMPNFSNKPETLDLNLPAPVDDIAGIQSDRENRLSFEIPTAIYLQPWIGVHSNTNHHHHQLHHHHHHHHHHNNDNLSNTNSNNNQTNNNNNNNTNNNSGINVDDEADSKVKLAKLSDLKDMNLAGSSSPWLQVGIGSTANWSSGDP; via the coding sequence ATGGCTCTGGTTGTGGATCAACAACCAAGCTTTAAGTATTATTGTAGAATCTGCAAGAAGGGATTTGGATGTGGCAGAGCTCTAGGTGGTCACATGAGAGCCCATGGCATCGGAGACGAAACCGGCAATATCGACGACGAAGATCCGGCGAGTGATTGGGAGGATAAGCTTGGAGGCAGTAATCCTCCACCTGGTACCAAACGTATGTATGCATTGAGAACCAATACAAACCGTCTCAAGAATTGCCGGATCTGTGAGAATTGTGGTAAAGAATTCTCTTCTTGGAAATCATTTCTTGAACATGGTAAATGTAGCTCTGATGATGCTGAAGCCGAGTCTCTCGTGTCATCCCGAGGATCCGACGATGACGATATCGTTGCCGGACGGAGAGGTTGTGGTTGGTCTAAAGGCAAGAGGTCTAGAAGGCTCAAATTGTCCAATTGCCCATCTAGTGAAGAGGAAGACCTTGCTAATTGCCTTGTAATGCTGTCCACGGCTAGAGTTGATCCCCTTGTGGCCGAGACAGAGGAGTCATGTGCGTCGGCTAGTAAGGACGAGGAGCGGCGGGATCAGGATCGGAATCATCCCGCCGCCGCCGCTCCAGCTCCACTGCCGACCATGAAAGGGTTTGGAAGAGGGATGTTTGAGTGTAAAGCTTGTAAGAAAGTATTTAATTCACACCAAGCTTTGGGTGGTCATAGGGCTAGTCACAAGAAGGTTAAGGGTTGCTTTGCAGCCAAACTTGATGATCTAGATGAAAGCCTAGTTGATGAAGATGTGATCACACATGATGAATTCTCATTTCCAAGCAAATCCACTGCAATTCTACCTTATGAACAAGCTTCACATTCTCAATTTTCAGTCCCTTCTAAGAGGAAATCTAAGGTACATGAATGCTCTATATGTCATCGTGTGTTCTCATCTGGTCAGGCATTGGGTGGACATAAGAGGTGTCATTGGGTTACTTCAAATTCTTCAGACACATCTTTGATTCCCAAgtttcatcatcaccatcatcataataaccaacAGCTCCATCAGATGCCCAATTTCAGCAACAAGCCTGAGACTCTTGATCTTAATCTCCCTGCTCCGGTTGACGATATCGCCGGAATTCAGTCGGACCGTGAGAACCGTTTAAGCTTCGAGATCCCCACCGCGATATATCTACAACCATGGATTGGAGTTCACTCCAATactaatcatcatcatcatcaactccaccatcaccaccaccaccaccaccatcataaCAATGACAACTTAAGTAACACCAACAGCAACAATAACCagaccaacaacaacaacaacaacaatactAATAACAATTCAGGGATTAATGTGGATGATGAAGCAGATAGTAAGGTGAAGCTAGCAAAGCTAAGTGATCTTAAGGACATGAACTTGGCTGGAAGCTCTTCTCCATGGTTGCAGGTTGGGATTGGTTCAACTGCTAATTGGAGTAGTGGTGACCCCTGA